Below is a genomic region from Candidatus Tanganyikabacteria bacterium.
CAGCCTCCTGCTCGGTGTGGGCGTGATAGGTCCGCGGGCCCTGCCGGGCCACCTGCCGGCCGAGGGCCGGGCGCTGATGAGCCGGGACGGCGCGGCTACGCTTGTCGTGGCCATACCGCGCGCCGACCTCGACTACGGCCAGGTAAGAGACTTCAACCGGCTACTGCGCGCCCACGATTGGGGGCGGTTTGAAGGGCTGAAGGATTCTCGGGTGCTCGTCGGCGGCTCCACGGCGGTGGAACTGGATTTCATCGCTCTGTCCCGGGGCGCCCTGCCGTGGCTGGGGCTCTTCGTGCTCTCCTGCACCTTCGGGTCGCTGTACCTGCTCACCCGGTCGCTCGTCATTCCGCTCAAGGCCGTGCTCACGAACCTCCTAACGGTGGCGGCGACCCTCGGCGCGGCAACCTTCTTGTTCCAGTCGCCCGCGGCCTCTCGCCTGCTGGGCCTGCCGGAGCCCGTCATGACCGTGCCGGCCCTCTTCCCGGTGATGGTGTTCGCGGTGCTCTTCGGCCTGTCGATGGACTACGAGACGTTCCTGATCGGGCGCATCCAGGAGGCGCACGAAGCGGGGCAGGACGACGCCCGGGCGGTGGTGGCGGGCGTAGCGGCCAGCGGCGGCATCATCACGAGCACGGCCTCGATCATGGCGATCGTGTTTGCGGGCTTTGCCGCCTGCGACCTCGTGCCCGTGAAGTTGCTGGGCACGACCCTGGCGATCGGCATCGTCCTGGACGCGACCGTAACCCGCCTGCTGCTCGTGCCCGCGGCGATCGTGCTCCTCGGGCGCTGGAACTGGTGGCCGGCCCGTCACCGCACCGCGGCGACCAGGTCGGCGCCGACCTCGTAGAGGGCGGCCCCGGCCGTGTAGCCGGCGCCGGCGGCCACGAGCAACACCTTGTCGCCGGCCTGCAGCTTGCCGGATCGCAACGCCTCGTCGAGGGCCACCGCGACCGTGGCGCCCGAGATGTTGCCGACCCGATCGACATTGACGTGCACCCTGGCGAGATCCAGACCCGCTTTCCATGCTAGCCTGCGCAAGACGTGTAAATTTGCTTGATGAGGTATCAGCAAAGCAACATCTGAGAACTCGAGGCCAAGATCGGCCAGCAACGCGGACGCGACTTCCAGCATCCCGGAGACCGCATGGACATAGATCTGCGGGCCGTCGGGCATGCGGATGAAGTGGCGGCCGCCGGCCACCGTGGCCGCGGAGGCAGGTTCGCGCGATCCGCCGGCAGGCACGCGTATCGCCCCCGCGCCCGTGCCGTCCGCCGCCAGGCCGATTCCGAGCAAGCCCGACCCCGCGGGCCCCGGGCCGAGGACCGCGGCGCCGGCGCCGTCGCCGAAGAGGGCGCACGTGGCGCGATCGGTGATGTCGAGGTAGCGCGAGCGCACGTCGGCGGCGATCGCCAGGACGTGCTCGCCGCCGGTGTCGACCGCGCGCGCCGCGGCATCCAGCACGTACAGGAAGCCCGAGCACGCCGCGACCAGATCGCAGGCCGGGACCGGCGGCAGGCCCAGTGCGGCCTGCACCAGGCACGCGGTGGCCGGACTCGGATGATCGGGCGAGACCGTCCCGAGGAGGATGCGGTCGATGGCGCGCCCCGGCTCCAGGCCTGCGAGGGCTACGCGCGCCGCGGCGACGGCCAGATCGC
It encodes:
- a CDS encoding beta-ketoacyl-ACP synthase 3, translated to MKIYRPRGVRILTTGSYLPARVVSNQDLMDAGAPLSVEDILRLCGVRTRHWAGDGEATSDLAVAAARVALAGLEPGRAIDRILLGTVSPDHPSPATACLVQAALGLPPVPACDLVAACSGFLYVLDAAARAVDTGGEHVLAIAADVRSRYLDITDRATCALFGDGAGAAVLGPGPAGSGLLGIGLAADGTGAGAIRVPAGGSREPASAATVAGGRHFIRMPDGPQIYVHAVSGMLEVASALLADLGLEFSDVALLIPHQANLHVLRRLAWKAGLDLARVHVNVDRVGNISGATVAVALDEALRSGKLQAGDKVLLVAAGAGYTAGAALYEVGADLVAAVR